In Streptomyces dangxiongensis, one DNA window encodes the following:
- a CDS encoding nicotinamide mononucleotide transporter family protein, with the protein MNWMNSEAFTLFGQHIIWSDMVGNILGLITLALGWRRSLWTWPVQFLSGLVLFAAFYGHLTGSAGKQAVVMAVALYGWWQWQRSKDRSGDGHITPRFATWRERAVMLAAAAAGTVAVALLFKAYPELSWDPWPDAYIFVGTIVAMYAQAKSMVEFWFAWLLVDLVGVPLNFANGYAFSGFVYVIYGALVLWGMRDWWLRSRRGPQPVLEGAPA; encoded by the coding sequence GTGAACTGGATGAACTCCGAGGCGTTCACCCTCTTCGGCCAGCACATCATCTGGTCGGACATGGTCGGCAACATCCTCGGCCTGATCACCCTGGCCCTCGGCTGGCGCCGCTCCCTGTGGACCTGGCCCGTGCAGTTCCTGTCCGGACTCGTCCTCTTCGCCGCCTTCTACGGCCATCTGACCGGCAGCGCCGGCAAGCAGGCCGTCGTCATGGCCGTCGCCCTGTACGGCTGGTGGCAGTGGCAGCGCAGCAAGGACCGGTCCGGGGACGGCCACATCACCCCCCGCTTCGCCACCTGGCGCGAGCGCGCGGTGATGCTCGCCGCTGCCGCCGCCGGCACCGTCGCGGTCGCCCTGCTCTTCAAGGCCTACCCAGAGCTGTCCTGGGACCCCTGGCCCGACGCCTATATCTTCGTCGGCACCATCGTCGCCATGTACGCCCAGGCCAAGAGCATGGTCGAGTTCTGGTTCGCCTGGCTGCTCGTCGACCTCGTCGGCGTGCCCCTCAACTTCGCCAACGGCTACGCCTTCTCCGGCTTCGTCTACGTCATCTACGGCGCGCTCGTCCTGTGGGGCATGCGCGACTGGTGGCTGCGCTCCCGCAGGGGCCCGCAGCCCGTCCTGGAAGGAGCGCCGGCATGA